Within the Miscanthus floridulus cultivar M001 chromosome 2, ASM1932011v1, whole genome shotgun sequence genome, the region ACTCTCCACGGCATGACCATGGCTAGAGCTCCGCCTTTTCGCCCTCTATTTCGCCTAGCTCAGGGCTTCATAGTTCGATTCCTTGTACCAGTAGGTGGTATAAGAAGGCAACTAGGCGTCCTATCTTCCCCATGCTCGGTCGAGTGCTACTGACAGCCAATTTAGCGTTTTGCTCACCGCCGACCATGGGCGCTGTCGTAGCTAGTGGATCGGGGTAAGTCCCAATCCATGGGGAAAGAACCTAATTGGTGGTGTTTTTGGACTCATGTTGATCCACTCTAGCTGGTGCTCATGATAGGTTGGTTGGGTTTCTCATCGTGGGTGCGGTGACATGacaatgccacgctcggagagcCATCACCCGCTCGGTCGCACGTGGCTAGACCACACCAGTGCTCCCCTATTTCAACCGTCATTGGAGCATGAACCACGGTAAGCTACTAATGCTTCTCCTCTACCTCTACCCTTCCGAGAGTGCGTAGGTTCATCGGAATAGGCATGCCACCACCGCGGCtagccgctcgccgtagccgctCCCGGCAGTACGCCGCTGAGTTCCCAATCGCCATCCATGATTGCGAGTTTAGccatagatggtggtcggcccttTATTCCTATCACAACGGGTCTAGCTCGCTCGGTGTAATCGCCGTTACCACCAGTGTGTCACGCCAACATGCGCAGGTACGCCAGGGACCGCCCCATTGCGAGGGTAACATGTTCCATGGTCCTTAATGTAAAACACGTCTCTCATGCAATAGTGATCAAAGGCGCCGCGTAATAACCGGTTAGTCTAGGGGTTCTTTTGCAAAACACGAGCGCACGCGGGGGCCTTTTGGTCTTGGGACGCGCTGGCCCGTCGTGACGCACGCGTGGCCGCCCCCGCGCTGGGCTGCTGGGCCGATTAAGTCGTCaccggcccttttcttttctaaagCATTTCTTAAATTAGTTTCTAAAAACCAAACTTATAAATTCAATAGAACTTTGTGTAGTTGACAAAAAAAATATGAGACCAATTTTGttcagttcctaaaatcatgatctacctgttagtgtattttgttcacatagtttcatagaaatttcaagagtaatctaattaattggaagcacttaatattgttaaaacatcaacttgtaggaattattgtgaggaATTGGTAGTAGTGTTGGCTCTAGAATTTTTACAGAAAAattctaacattattaggtgctcactgtaatttttgtagctccataataattagtttgctaagatagctaatgatccttagtttgaatatatatattaaatcaatgaaatgTCGAAACACCTTGGGATGGTAGAACagaaacatttgttggaaaataacaCCTTATTtggcaacatggatacgtagcctagtgCGTTAgccattaaagctagctcgttagcgtgAGAGGTGTAATCATATTCTTAGAGTTGCGGTTGAAGTTGGTTAATTACATCTTCTGCGTTGTGtttacgtatatcataatagggacaacaATGAATCATGGAGTCGACCGGAAAAGCAGAGAAGATGGAGCCTTGGTGATTGTGTCACCTCGATGGAATGCTAATCCTTAGTTACATCTTgtccaggcaagccccagtgtcTAACCTCTAaaattctgcactttatcttatgcctgtgcattaagttttagaggagttgaatgaaaactacttgcatatatatctttaccctattagtcctactagtatatcaggatcgtgtagattactTTGCTAAAGgattctggtagaagtcgagtaatTACCAgtcactcgcaagagataggaaagatattattgttgttattatattactatcacatggaatatatatggaggataattagagaccgggtgaaatggtactttggatcaggacttggttaggcattcgagcgaggctcgggttgcatttgttctgcctatatcgattgaggaccgtacgttgctgtggatgatagtcaggtcacagacttattatcctgagcacatacttgcttatgggagcggaaaggttcgttacgctcttgtcgtgggctccggctctttccggaccgactgattggagacggggaaaggtggaggtctaagcaccatattgagactgggtctcaagtgtgggggcttgaagttcaagtttggacggggacctggaccccgtgacaggagtggaatgggttggtcttgtttgtgtctagggtacaaatggggcgtgtgtttcggggtacccagctgggatacattgattcgcgaatcgttgtttttgtgagacggtacgacttggttATGGTCTAACGCCGTAGTAAGAACTACAACTTGAAAGGTgctaaaatggttctgattgcttaccaccttattgaaagtagcataggtgcttacatagaatggatagttaatgaaaTAGTGATggctgctaataaaatttaatataaggacgcacgtttagtaatgcttcatgCAGATGCAATAATCAGCAAgctaaataagccttgcatatccttataGTCTTTtacttttctcctgtcgggtaagtcttgttgagtataatcgagtactcagggttttattccccctgttgcaggtgataggtggattctagagctgactcttgtgtgtggaaaccttctggtgagctcagagatgattcctttcacgctgtgatcgtagtatttatttataaccctcactaaaggttttataagaaaagatgtaaaatctgctaacatatcttgtatataaatggccactatgttaatgcttcaccaagtaattaaattaatctttgttttcgctataactctgatcatatgttatTTTCCGCTGTAAGATAAAACCTATaaacctaaaatgtataaactcttttacatTTAAAACTGTCTTAATTCCGCTGTTGCGTTCAtcttgtttaagtactctaatgttgtaataaagtgatgtaagacatggttaagaatattgtaagctttattctctcatttatgaccctgatggaaaaaatatggattttcgagttctcccttggggtgtgctcgactgaACAGcacgatttagtgcactctcttgggtacttataTCTAATGGAGGACAAGTACCCTTGAGaggacattagattaggcggttctgccacatacgatttagtgcactctcttgagtacttaATATCTAATGGAGGACAAGTACCCTTGAGaggacattagattaggcggttctgccacatatgtcatcgatgatcatgtaagcaacaATGGTACCATAagctttcatttttatttttattttcaattATGTGCAAAAGTTTTATGCAGATACTAGTACATGTATACCTCTGCGTATCTTTGTGAAGTAGGAACATTTGACATGTTGGTGTACAATTGAATTGCCGAAAGATATGGCACGAAGTATTGGACCACTGTCTCATCCGGAGCGATGCACACTGAAGTTCCAACACCACAGGAGCTTCACTCATAGAACCTATTCCAAAGATCTCCAAGTTAGAAACCTTTGACTCCATCTGCAATCTTTTTATAATAGCCGTGGTTTGATTGCAATTACAAATAAGAGTTCGATTTGTTTAGCTATCATGTCTTTAGATTAAAAAAAGATGCATTATATCTTGAGTACATTGTGTCCctcataaaaaaaagaaaatcattGAATTTCGTAGCTCATTGAATTGTTGTACATGAGACTGTGTGAACACAAAGGTAAGCAAATGTCGGCTAACGGAGTGTTTTCTTAGTTTTTTCCCGTGATAGTTTGAGAATGTGTGTGCGTTGTGTGTAATTGGGAACAAATGTCTTCCCGGTACCTGCAGTCAAAATCAGTACCGCTATTGCACTTGCACACCTAACTACCACCAAAGTATTTACAATTGCCGCATGATGACATTCACAAACCATCACGTATCAGTATCATGATGGTCCACTGTACATCAGTGTACATTTGACATAGTTTAATCACAAGAAATAAACGTCTATCATATGTCTAATCGATGACTAGAAATTGGGTCGGTATCTTAGATGAGATTTTACAACCGAATACATACATATTTCGGGATGACTGAACAAAGCACATACTCAACAATATCTCAGGACGAGACTGAACGGATAAGGAGATAACTAGGGAACGAGGGCAACGGGACACACGGCCACCGTTCACTTCCCCATTCGTCGGCGCCACCACAGCGCGCAAGCACTTTTCAATCAATCCAAAAAAAAAGGTCGTAACAGCGAGTACTCCATCATCTCCATCCATCCCGTCAGAGCCACACGTTGAGCGAGGACCCAAATTCCATCACCACAACGCCCACAAACTTGATGCAGGGGTAGCAATGGCGAGGAGAAGCTAAACCACGTCAATCAGAACGGCAGAGGTAGCAGCTAGCTAGCTGCACAAACTTGAGCACCTACCCTTGTACTGTGCCTGTTTCAGTTGGTACAGGATGCTACACCCATTGCTCGCTGCAGTAACTGCTGCCGTCTCTTCGTCCTTCGTCTCACCGCCGCGGCGAGTCCCAGCTTCTCCGGGACGACGGCGGCGTCCTGGTGGCTTCGCGGTCCAGTGCGTGCCGAACGGAGGTGGCGTGACAGCAGGCGCCGACACGAAATCGAAGCTCAAGGTGGGCTCCCCGATCGTCATCCTCGAGGCGCCCGTGATGCTCAAGACCGCCGCGTCGGTGCCGTCGCTCCGGCACAACAGCGGTCAGGTCAAGGCCGGCGACGTCGGAAGGTACTGTACTACTAGCTAGCACATGACAATGAACTGTATACAGTGCCTTGATGCTGGTTTTGGTCGAGCAGGATCATGGCGCGGAAGCCCAAGGACGTCTGGGTCGTGCGGCTCGCCGTCGGCTCATACCTGCTGGACGGCAAGTTTTTCAGTCCCTTGGATTCTGACAACGGAGACGATGACGAGCCCCAGGCCCAGGATGAATGAGTGATCGATGCCTCAACGGTTGAGTCGCAAGTCTACGCACATGTCCTGCAAACATGTCCATGCCTATGCATGATTGCAATTTGCAATGTAAGATCCATAATGTGTAACTTCTGCCGACAGTAGTAAGTGATTACTATTTGTATTAGAATCGTCAACTTATGATAGAAGGGAAACACAACTTCAATAGACAATAATTCTAATTTTGAGTAGAACCTAGACGGTTGCTTTGCTCAAACTATGTGCGACAGCGCAATCAGATTTCCGAAAATTTGGCATCGGGCCAGTTCCCAAACGAAGACTAACAAACAGTTTTGGGGTACCAGTAACCAGCCCAATACTTGGATGTCTAGCTGCAGCTGGGCAGGTATAGAACTTCACCTTTCCTAAAAAAAGGTATAGAACTTCACCAAAAATCCAGGAATTTCCTCACCAAATTTAGAAGAATTTGCAGAATTTtgaagacccccccccccccccccccccccccacccacacacacaccccaAAAAATGCACCAGAAAAAGATTGCAGTCGATCATTCATAACGCACACTAATTCGTTTTCCTGGAAACTAGACGAGACTGCAATTTCCAATTATCATAGATAATGGAACTGAAGATACTCAACAATGTTGTGGAGCAATAGTGTAGACTGTGAGTCAACTCTGAGAAGCTTTAACTTCCATATACTGTCGTTTCCAATATGACAATGCCTTGAATGGAAGCCTGGAACAGTTATTTACAAGCTTCTGCACAATCTAAGCTAAGGCAGATACAAGAAATACAGATCAAGGAAACTTCTCAGAAGCTGACCATGATAGATTGCCATTTCTTAGATTAGACATTTCACCTTGTGTGGTTAAGATGAAATGAAGCAATAGCTCCACAAGTTATCTGACTAAGACGATGGTATGAAGCTCTAGCTCTAACAGAAGAATAGTCTATTCCTTCTTGGTCTTGTTTTCATCTGCTTCTTGCTCCTTGATCTTCTTGGGTTTAGTTAAGTAGGTCACTGCCCATACTCCCAGCAGGGTTGCTTGCAGGGGCGCCAGCCAATATACCAGTAGGTGGTCAAATGTTGTATGATCTCCTCGAGCATATGCCCAAGCAAAAGCCTACAAGTACATACCAGAACGTGCAATAATCAGAAAAAAATGAATTTGGATTACTGATTTTCAAGAATTACATGAACCAAGACAAACAATGAACGTCAGGTATAACAGGTGCAAAAATCTAAACGTGAAGCAAGTTGTCATAATCTACAATGACTGTTGCAGAACAAACTTTTTCAAGACTTCTATAACAAAAAAAGAATGCACACTACGCAAGACATCTTATTAGGCACACCATCATATGAACTGTTCCGCTGCATGATCCACTTGGCAAGTACAAGATCACATAATATTTGACAAGTGCCAAAGAGAAGAATGCATAACTCAATCAGTCATAATACGATGCAACAATACATGCGTATAAGTATAACAGTATGCAAACTAGGAGGGTGCACGGAATGCCAGAATCATAACAAATTTGGTGCTTGTATTTTTCAGATTGTTCAGTTTGATTCACAAGGAATAAACGTTCAAATCCAAAAGGTTCATTTGTATATCAAACATGTGTCATGCCTCATGTGTAGAAGGACTTACAGATGCAGGGTTCATAATCCCTCCAGTTATATCCGAGCTAAGGATATGAATTGTGTTCTTCCACATGCTCGTGATCCATGTCTTCATAAAGAAACTTTTCATCTCCTTCTTCAGGGTCACCGATACCATAACAACCATGAAAGTTGCTAAGCCTTCAGCTAACGCACCATGATGAGCACCAACACTTAAGCGGGCTCCTTTACCCACATTAGGGAAAGTTAACTGAATGAGCTTTACTCCAAGAACTGCCCCAATCACCTGATAACCAAAACTAATACAACaaaatttaacaaacaaaaatgcaGCCAAAGCAGTTAACCAAATTTAGAAGGAAACAGCCATGTTGCGATGAACGAATGTTACAATAGTGTATATATATGGTAATAATAGCTAACTTGTGCGTTatctctttttagaaatacactgGATTAGTTCTGAGACAACCAAATTATATAACTAGCCATGGCGATCGCTCAGTTTCTTATCGAGTTCCATACCTACAGTCTTTGTTGATCAACCACATTCAACCAAATTTccagatggtgttagtgttataaGCTTCATAGATAAATGCACACGATCGATTGACCGAGGACCAAATCCAGCAAACAGAAGCACGACACAGATCGCGATCGCGGTGTAGTACAGGAACATCACCTGAGCTGGGATTCGCGCGAAGGCGGTGAACAGGTACATGGCGGGTCCGCCGTGGGAGGCGAGCGCAGCGGCGAGGACGGTGAGCGGGTTGTAGGAGGCCCCAcccgaggcggcctcgagccagGCGAAGAGGAACATGTATACGATGGAGAGCGAGACCTTGACGGCCTCGGCCTCGGGCCGCCCCGCGAGGCCGAGCCCGCCGTACACGAACAGCTTCACCAGCGCGCCCGCGCACACCCACGCGGCCGCCAGCGCCAGGTCGCCCACCACCAGCCACGGCCGGATGCGGGGGCGCGACGGCGCCGGTGACATGGCGGGTTTCGGGTTGGGGTCGGAGGAGGGCAGCGGCCGTGCGCGGTGGTGCGCAGGCTGGAGAGGGAAAATCTTGTGGCGGGGATTAGGAAGGAGGCGACCAAAGTAATCTGGGGGCAGCTTGCGTTTTAAATAGCCCTCCCATTGGTTGGAAGTGGGATCTAAAAATGGGTAAGCAAGCCATGATTACCTGCCCATGTGATTAGCGGAATAACTTGATGACCAGAAAACCACTGCCGCATCTTGTCACGTGCATTGAGCAGAATAGCCTTCTCTCTAAAGATGTTGGTCGGCACACCCTTTTCTTAAAGGATCTGTCCAGGTGACATTCAATTGTTTTCGTCACTCTTGTCAACTAAATTTTTTTCATGTATTTACAATGTCTTCTAGCTATATTTACGCTGTCTTATTATTAGATTTACAATGATTTCTTCGGTGTAATTTATTGAACACGGTGGTGTAATTTAGAGATAatacaaatatatgccaaatatttcagAAATACTTTTAAATTATTTTTATGAATTGCTGATACcagagaaatatatttcaaattattcataaatttttcataaatttcaaaacaaattttcccaaattgTGGTGGGACCCACCTCCCCAACCGTATCCCTTCCCTTCCGTCGCCTGCgcacttcccttcccttcccttccgtgGAATGCGCACGCAAACAGAGTCCGGAGAAGAAGCAGCAACGGTGATCCGGCCTGGGGGCGgccctcctcatcggcctcctcgcaGCCGGCCATCGGCCCTCCTCATCGCCGGCCACCGGCCCCGTGCTGCGCCCGCCATGGCTGGGGCCACGAGCTCTGAGGCTGGCCGCACCTACTGCCTCGTCGGCCCTCGCTTACTGCGTGTGCCTCGCCTGTTCGTCGGCCACACCCCTTGCTAGCCGTCAGCATAAGATCATATGCCTCAAAAATCAGTTGATTGGAGATGTCAAATCAACCGGTTGAGGTTTAGCAATTCTGTTCTTAAAAGATGTTTTACTTTTCCCTGGTAAGTAGAGACAACccgcaaaaaaaataaaagctcttatCAGCTGCACTAAATTAGCTGCAACAGCCTCTGCAGCTGCAAAAATCCAAAGTATTAGTCCTGTAGAGTAGCACTTCATATCTGCAGTAGCTGAACTTGACAATGTTTGACTTCTTGAAAAACAAAGCTTACATACATTTTTTTTGTCAAAGAAAAAAGCTTACATACATTTTAGGATGAAGGGAACATGGCCATGTGATTTAGATGACTTGAGTTTTGAAGACTTATACAACCATCGTATCATCTCTTCTAATACAGAAGTTGGACTCTATCCAAACGTGATCTTTTGTTGAATTTGGATTGGAAATGTTGGGATGACAAGAGGAGATGTGGAGGAGATTTGAAGACCTATACAACCACCGACATATCTAAGTATATATATAACAAGAACTATAAATCTAGATAAGTATATATAACAAAAACTATGAATTTATTAAGTAAAGTAAAAAAGTCTTATAATTTTAGTAAAGGGAGTATACGCTACACTCAGCTGTAGTGGATCAGGACAAAAGTTCGGAATAGTTGGACCTAAACGATTTTACTTAAAGAGCATCGGTACAAGagaaatgtcagagtgcggaagcAACAAAAAGAAAATTTAAAATTCCGTTGCCGGGACTCGAACCCGGGTCTCTCGGGTGAGAGCCGAGTATCCTAACCAGCTAGACTACAACGGATATGTTGTGTCGTAAGCTGGGAAATCATTAAACCCAGTTCATGTACGTACTAGATTAACCCTTTAATTCACGTCGTTCGGCTGTGAAAACCATGTTTGTTGACTTTCGTGTACAACGATCCATATACATAACAGGCTGTACTTCATAATTCACATATTTCGTATTTCCTATTGAAGCCTTGGGGGACCCGTATTGGTATTGAGTATTGTGGGCAAACATATATGATATATCGGACACGAATCACACGCTGGAATGGAGGCTCGACACTGAGACTGAAGGCACCGTCTGGTCCGAATCCAAGAGGAGATCAAATGAGGTCAGGGAGTATGAGTTCAGTACAACACCCATCTGCTTGCCCGCGTTGGTTATTGGACTTGCCGCCGGCACCACCTATAGCACAAAAGTTCAAACATCCAAACACAACAACTAATTCAAGGCGTAATCACTACCATGTTGCTCTTATTTCCATGCATTGAATCAAGTCGACACTCGACAGTATCAAACCTTGTCGGGCTGTTGGAAGGAGTTCTCATCCCGTAGCCAACCTGACGTGAGAACCGTCTTTATGGATCCAAATGTCTGAATATCAGTTTCCAACCCAGTCACAGATATATTCAGATTGACAGCTTGGCTTCCAAAATTTACAACCTGCAAAAGAATTCTTTGCCAagttattttttttcatttttattcgCAGAGCTAAGTTCCTAAGTAAGAGAAAGAGATCACCTTTATTTTCAGGTAAGTGTTCCCATCATGTGGATTATTCCACGTGATAGCAGATGTGACCAATTGATCATAGTTTGGTAGTTGAATAGTGGATGGATGAAGTGCAGTGCCACTTGAATCTTTGAAGAAGTGTAGCATCCAGTAATTTGGACATCCATAGTGCTGCCATGAGTTAAAGACAATAGCATCTGGGTTCCACCTATCAAGCAGAGCAGTATTTTGTATCAAATATTGATGAAATCGTCAGTACAAGCACAGTTACCATGCAGAAGTAAACATTCATGTTTACCTTTGATCATTGTCGTTTACAAAGAGTGGGGCACAACTTGCCATCTCAACCATGTCGCTGCATAGAAAAAGTTTCAAATCAGAACAGATTAGTCTGCAACACAATCTACCATCAAGCAGGAGCCAAACCAGAAAGAGAATTTAAAACGAACCTGTTCCTTTCTAATCCAATGAGGAATGCAGCTTCAGCTAAAGCAGCTATTAGTGTTCCTCGGCCAGCATCACTTCCAGTCACAGCATATTCACTAACAATTGCCTGCGAAATACGAATTATTATGTAGGACATTACCGGCGTAAGGATGACAATTGCGGTAGCAAAAGCAAAGCAAGTACCTTGGGTCCGTTACGGGCTGTGTTATCAAACATTCTAGACTTGGAAAACATATCACCTGATGAAGTATAGACCTGAAGCATAGCAGATGTCACCTCTACTGGGAAAATTATTATCTAAGAGAAAACCGAACAAAACAGTCATTACATGAACATCATACAAATCAGCTGGGTTGACTGGTGAAATAGCAGATCTGTCACAGCTTGATATGATTTTGATGTCTGGATAGGATGCTTTTATTGCAGAATAGAACTTCACGTAGTTATCTTCAAAATGGGACAAGTATTGGTTTTCTTGGCATAACAATAAAAGGAAACAGAAGAAATTGGAAATTGCTATGAAACCAGACAGGAGGAAAATGGAATTGCATGGAAACCTTTATAATAGTTCTTTGAACATTCTTGATTTCCTATTGAAACATAATAAAGCTGAAAGGGCTCTGGATGTCCCATTGCTGCACGAACTGAACCCCATGCAGTCTCGGGGTCTCCCCTGGCAAACTCAATACCATTAACAACATCCTGCAACATGGTAAGCATGAAGAAATTTGAACGACAATACAATGTTTCTTAGAATGGAACCATATGCTGATATGCTCTAGGAAACTTCATTCCTTATGTATGTGCGACATTTTTGGCTAGCAGAACCCCACTATTGCAATTCCTCAGTTCGCAATCTTGCTGTTATCTCTGTAGCATATATATCATTTCTCTGTAGCACCTATTTGTAAGGGTTTCCTACCCTTTTCTTGTTTAATAAAATGATGCGCAGCTCTCCCGCGTCATCGAGAAAAAACAGATAACCCTATTTGATAAATAAATTAAATTGCTGAATAAATTTGTTAACAAGTTTTTATGACTACCAGATGTTCAGTGAAGGAAAAAGAGTTAACAGTTAAACCTGTCATAAAAAGGATCTTCAGCTTAATGCTGGGAAAACTTACTAAGAGAAGTCAATGCAGATTAAATGAACTTTGTCAATTGAAGA harbors:
- the LOC136540018 gene encoding protein CHLORORESPIRATORY REDUCTION 42, chloroplastic-like encodes the protein MLHPLLAAVTAAVSSSFVSPPRRVPASPGRRRRPGGFAVQCVPNGGGVTAGADTKSKLKVGSPIVILEAPVMLKTAASVPSLRHNSGQVKAGDVGRIMARKPKDVWVVRLAVGSYLLDGKFFSPLDSDNGDDDEPQAQDE
- the LOC136532424 gene encoding aquaporin SIP2-1-like codes for the protein MSPAPSRPRIRPWLVVGDLALAAAWVCAGALVKLFVYGGLGLAGRPEAEAVKVSLSIVYMFLFAWLEAASGGASYNPLTVLAAALASHGGPAMYLFTAFARIPAQVIGAVLGVKLIQLTFPNVGKGARLSVGAHHGALAEGLATFMVVMVSVTLKKEMKSFFMKTWITSMWKNTIHILSSDITGGIMNPASAFAWAYARGDHTTFDHLLVYWLAPLQATLLGVWAVTYLTKPKKIKEQEADENKTKKE